One region of Mycolicibacterium rhodesiae NBB3 genomic DNA includes:
- a CDS encoding alpha/beta hydrolase family protein, whose amino-acid sequence MAAPLNDDDGKPRSGTPRQQPPGVGALGSVVKPFVSTGRYYTQSWRDYLGHEPTDLPIARPTIALASQAFRDEIALLGLRMHRPVSEPLAFGRITGEVVAALRFYGRRGWLDRAEGFFAKPPPLTDVTVRPVKHLGRSYERIVFDSGYAPRVGEPGRERWLGYTANSREYALMLRHREPRPWVVCIHGAEMGRAGLDLALFRGWHLHRDLGLNVVLPVLPLHGPRARSLPKGVAFPGEDVLDDVHATAHAVWDIRRLVSWIRSQQPESAIGLNGISLGGYVASLVASLEDGLTCAILGVPVVDLVEILMRHAGLSDDDPRLETVAMAEPIGQMVSPLSLAPRVPMRGRFIYAGVADQLVHPREQVARLWEHWGRPEIVWYRGGHTGFFRSRPVQRFIDDALVQSGLV is encoded by the coding sequence ATGGCAGCACCCCTCAACGACGATGACGGCAAACCCAGGTCGGGCACGCCTCGCCAGCAACCACCCGGTGTTGGCGCGTTGGGAAGTGTCGTCAAGCCTTTCGTCAGCACCGGCCGCTACTACACGCAATCGTGGCGGGATTATCTCGGCCACGAACCAACCGACTTACCGATTGCCCGCCCCACGATCGCGCTGGCCTCACAAGCGTTTCGCGACGAGATCGCCCTGCTGGGTCTGCGGATGCACCGACCGGTCAGCGAACCGCTCGCGTTCGGACGAATCACCGGCGAAGTTGTTGCGGCGCTGCGGTTCTACGGGCGCAGAGGGTGGCTCGACAGGGCCGAGGGCTTCTTCGCCAAACCTCCACCGCTGACCGACGTCACCGTCCGACCCGTGAAACATCTTGGACGTTCCTACGAACGCATCGTCTTCGACAGCGGCTATGCGCCGCGGGTGGGCGAACCAGGTCGCGAACGATGGCTCGGCTATACGGCAAACAGCCGCGAGTACGCGTTGATGCTCCGCCACCGCGAACCACGCCCCTGGGTGGTGTGCATCCACGGCGCCGAGATGGGCCGAGCCGGTCTTGACCTCGCATTGTTTCGGGGGTGGCACCTTCATCGGGATCTCGGTCTCAATGTCGTCTTACCCGTTCTCCCGCTCCACGGCCCCCGTGCGCGGAGCTTGCCGAAAGGCGTCGCATTCCCCGGCGAGGACGTACTCGACGATGTTCACGCGACCGCGCACGCGGTGTGGGACATTCGCCGCCTTGTCTCATGGATACGTTCGCAACAGCCGGAGTCGGCGATCGGCTTGAACGGGATCTCGCTCGGCGGCTATGTCGCATCGCTGGTCGCCAGCCTCGAAGACGGACTCACCTGCGCGATTCTCGGCGTCCCGGTGGTCGACCTCGTCGAGATACTGATGCGTCACGCTGGGCTCAGCGACGACGACCCCCGGCTAGAAACGGTCGCGATGGCCGAGCCCATCGGGCAGATGGTGTCACCACTGTCGCTTGCTCCCCGCGTGCCGATGCGAGGCCGCTTCATCTACGCCGGCGTTGCCGATCAGCTCGTGCATCCGCGTGAGCAGGTCGCCCGACTCTGGGAACACTGGGGCAGACCCGAGATCGTCTGGTACCGCGGCGGGCACACAGGATTCTTTCGCTCGCGGCCTGTGCAGCGATTCATCGATGACGCGCTTGTACAGTCCGGCCTCGTCTAA